From a region of the Tenggerimyces flavus genome:
- a CDS encoding ATP-binding cassette domain-containing protein, with the protein MSDLAIVIRGAAENTLRDVDVSFGRGVTAVVGVSGSGKSSLVFDTLFHEARRRFLETLSLSSPWSHLRPALVRAIDGLGPAVAVAQNVVNHNPNSTVATATGIHPFLRVLYASFAVRTCPRCGAEPGFVASGREQQLSWLRHFAGTSDNGFEVVVPLVRKAEGSHQRLLELLVEEFGAEAVEVDGNVWRRQRSKALRADVPHDIMLNLASVTPATGADELRRILDTGRELGSSQLVLRRPNGEAHQLSRIPLCPACGDRLPTLRPTDFRTGDVRGFRLGGLTLQEYLELSVSEAMAALSGFEVPSAAARPLEDVRVRLAALAAVELGYLPLDRTTPTLSRGEAQRLRLAVLLATPVEDLLHVLDEPTIGLSAEQVERLLRQFGRLRGPVVMVEHDRWAVAQADQVVELGPGGGRNGGAVTFRGSPAELWQSDTVTGQWFSGRATAPAPPRPAFGDDLGLLTVRGASANNLRGFDCAIPVGRLTVVTGPSGAGKSTFARNVVVGSLEAGEARGCTQLEGPGLRAITVDQSPIGRNPRSNPATYTGLASHVRNRFAKSTGLPASAFSFNRSDGACPTCSGMGAVELELPHLPSEWLTCETCDGQRFGRDVLEARIPLADGKHYAIAELYDSTIERAFELLSDDKKSAQILTHLIDIGLGYLTLGQPSPTLSGGEAQRVKLTKWLTRVRARDLILLDEPTTGLHPADLSRLTDILHRLVHRGCTVLVVEHHPDIVEVADWVIRLGPGGGPEGGRLLGAGTAGSVRQPVKQPRPRERPRRRPRSSPAISVVDATANNLDHVTVTFPKNAITAIVGRSGSGKSSLLTDVLAAEASRRLLECLSMYERQSVKEGPEAAVASVEGLGPTVTIEPDRNLWNPRRTVGTATDVSFHVGVLLAYAGTGGDGTFLPNHFSPQSYRAACLTCGGMGTVPEPRPERLIVNPAAPLCKGAMYSPGFFPHTYMSKPENGGYWMIQGLGQRYGFDPFETPWEQMTESARQAFLFGEPGAKGSIPDKSRWVGFFPVVDGWDQGGLYLDHLICPACEGGRLRPEFLAVRLAGANRHDLHRWPLVRVADVLDAVRIPGNTPSWVATSRTVVLRRLRFLAGVGLGYLHLDRGSATLSAGEAQRIKLASLLGADLSGMTVLLDEPTRGLHPREVDGLADSLCRLRDAGNTIVLVDHDPVLVSRADQTVVLGPAAGRDGGRVLQPASENARALVPTRRPTERTSPRRTPTGWMTVRSPSENNLTGADIGIALGVFAGICGVSGSGKSTLGIDIIARALAPSVLTTSVAMERVQPGAHDGIVGAPTRTVYSDQSRSGIQSPGQHLGVLAALRRAYAATVDAAELELTEKDLTPRCDACHGRGFIKQDMGFLPSITSPCDVCEATGYHYEARRLVVRGHSLPALESRTLAEVLELWLDVTGVARPLEVACSLGLGYLRLGQPSHSLSGGEAQRLKLTRELRKKNSKPTLFILDEPTVGLHPRDVASLRTALEELVDTGHSVLVIEHEPSLLAACDWLLELGPGAGPEGGQVVATGTPEQLAKAHTPTAPYLAEVLP; encoded by the coding sequence ATGTCGGACCTAGCGATAGTGATCCGCGGCGCTGCGGAGAACACGCTCCGTGACGTCGATGTCTCCTTCGGTAGGGGCGTGACGGCCGTCGTCGGAGTGTCGGGCTCGGGCAAGTCCTCACTGGTTTTCGACACGCTCTTCCACGAGGCCCGGCGACGCTTTCTAGAGACGTTGTCGCTCAGCTCACCGTGGTCCCATCTGCGTCCCGCGCTGGTACGGGCGATCGACGGGCTCGGACCGGCTGTGGCCGTCGCGCAGAACGTCGTCAACCACAACCCCAACTCCACCGTCGCCACCGCGACGGGCATCCACCCGTTCCTCCGGGTGCTGTACGCATCGTTCGCGGTTCGTACCTGTCCGCGCTGTGGTGCGGAGCCAGGGTTCGTCGCCAGCGGCCGCGAGCAGCAGCTCAGCTGGCTGCGGCACTTCGCGGGAACCAGCGACAACGGCTTCGAGGTCGTCGTTCCACTGGTCAGGAAGGCCGAAGGCAGCCATCAGCGCCTGCTCGAGCTCCTCGTCGAGGAGTTCGGCGCCGAGGCGGTCGAGGTCGACGGAAACGTCTGGCGGCGTCAGCGATCGAAGGCCCTGCGCGCGGACGTACCGCACGACATCATGCTCAACCTGGCGTCCGTCACCCCGGCTACCGGTGCCGACGAGCTCCGCAGGATCCTCGATACCGGGCGAGAGCTCGGCAGCTCTCAGCTCGTGCTCAGACGCCCGAACGGTGAGGCGCACCAGCTCTCCCGGATCCCTTTGTGCCCGGCGTGCGGCGACCGGCTTCCGACCCTCCGCCCCACGGATTTCCGCACCGGGGACGTCCGCGGCTTCCGGCTCGGAGGCCTGACTCTCCAGGAGTACCTGGAGTTGTCCGTCTCGGAGGCGATGGCCGCCCTCTCCGGCTTCGAGGTGCCATCGGCGGCGGCCCGCCCCCTGGAAGACGTACGGGTCCGGCTCGCCGCGCTGGCGGCCGTGGAGCTCGGCTACCTGCCACTGGATCGGACGACCCCCACCCTGTCGCGCGGTGAGGCCCAGCGGCTTCGGCTGGCAGTGCTCCTGGCAACCCCGGTGGAGGACCTGCTGCACGTCCTCGACGAGCCAACGATCGGCCTGTCCGCGGAGCAGGTGGAGCGCCTGCTCCGGCAGTTCGGCAGGCTCCGCGGTCCTGTGGTGATGGTTGAGCACGACCGATGGGCGGTGGCACAAGCCGATCAGGTGGTAGAGCTCGGACCAGGTGGCGGTAGGAACGGCGGCGCCGTCACGTTCCGCGGAAGTCCTGCGGAGCTGTGGCAGTCGGACACGGTCACCGGTCAGTGGTTCTCCGGGCGAGCCACCGCGCCGGCTCCACCTCGGCCGGCCTTCGGGGACGACCTCGGACTGCTGACCGTCCGCGGAGCCAGTGCCAACAACCTGCGTGGCTTCGACTGTGCGATCCCCGTCGGTCGACTGACCGTCGTCACCGGGCCCTCAGGGGCGGGTAAGTCCACGTTCGCCCGCAACGTCGTGGTCGGTTCGCTCGAGGCCGGCGAGGCACGCGGATGCACCCAGCTGGAGGGACCCGGACTCCGGGCGATCACGGTCGACCAGAGCCCGATCGGTCGCAACCCCCGTTCCAATCCGGCAACGTACACCGGGCTGGCGAGCCATGTCCGCAACCGCTTCGCGAAGTCCACCGGGCTGCCGGCGTCGGCGTTCTCGTTCAACCGATCCGACGGCGCCTGTCCCACCTGCTCAGGCATGGGTGCGGTCGAGCTCGAGCTGCCACACCTGCCCTCCGAATGGTTGACCTGTGAGACCTGCGACGGTCAGCGGTTCGGTCGTGATGTGCTCGAAGCTCGGATACCGCTGGCCGACGGCAAGCACTACGCGATCGCCGAGCTGTACGACAGCACGATCGAACGCGCCTTCGAGCTCCTGTCCGACGACAAGAAGTCCGCGCAGATCCTGACGCATCTCATCGACATCGGCCTGGGATATCTCACCCTCGGCCAGCCGTCACCGACGCTCTCCGGCGGTGAGGCCCAACGGGTCAAGCTCACCAAATGGCTGACCCGCGTGCGCGCCCGCGACCTGATCCTGCTCGACGAGCCGACGACGGGGTTGCATCCGGCCGACCTGTCCCGCCTCACCGACATCCTTCACCGGTTGGTCCACCGCGGCTGCACGGTCCTGGTGGTCGAGCACCATCCGGACATCGTCGAGGTCGCGGACTGGGTGATTCGCCTTGGACCAGGTGGCGGACCCGAAGGTGGCCGGCTGCTCGGCGCCGGCACGGCGGGGTCCGTCCGGCAGCCGGTCAAACAGCCACGGCCTCGCGAACGACCCCGGCGACGGCCTCGCTCCTCGCCGGCGATCAGTGTCGTGGACGCCACGGCCAACAACCTGGACCATGTGACGGTCACGTTCCCGAAGAACGCGATCACTGCGATCGTGGGCCGCTCGGGTTCCGGCAAGTCGTCCTTGCTCACCGATGTGCTCGCAGCGGAAGCGAGCAGGCGGCTGCTGGAGTGCCTTTCGATGTACGAAAGGCAGTCGGTGAAGGAAGGGCCGGAGGCCGCGGTGGCCTCTGTCGAGGGACTCGGCCCAACGGTGACGATCGAGCCGGATCGCAACCTCTGGAACCCACGCCGTACCGTCGGCACCGCAACCGACGTCAGCTTCCACGTCGGCGTGTTGCTCGCGTATGCCGGTACGGGCGGCGACGGGACGTTCCTGCCGAACCACTTCTCGCCGCAGTCCTACCGCGCCGCCTGCTTGACCTGTGGCGGAATGGGAACGGTTCCAGAGCCTCGTCCCGAGCGACTCATCGTCAATCCGGCGGCGCCACTGTGCAAGGGCGCGATGTACTCGCCGGGATTCTTCCCGCACACGTACATGTCCAAGCCGGAGAACGGCGGCTACTGGATGATCCAGGGCCTGGGTCAGCGCTACGGGTTCGACCCGTTCGAGACTCCTTGGGAGCAGATGACCGAATCCGCCCGGCAGGCCTTCCTGTTCGGCGAGCCCGGCGCGAAGGGATCGATACCCGACAAGTCCCGCTGGGTCGGGTTCTTCCCGGTCGTCGACGGCTGGGACCAAGGCGGTCTCTATCTCGACCATCTGATCTGCCCGGCCTGCGAAGGTGGCCGGCTGCGGCCGGAGTTCCTCGCCGTACGGTTGGCTGGAGCCAACCGCCACGACCTCCACCGGTGGCCGCTGGTCCGGGTCGCGGACGTGCTGGACGCCGTGCGGATCCCGGGCAACACGCCCAGCTGGGTTGCGACGTCCAGGACGGTTGTCCTTCGCCGCTTGCGTTTTCTGGCCGGCGTCGGACTGGGCTACCTCCACCTCGACAGAGGGTCGGCGACGCTCTCGGCCGGTGAGGCCCAACGCATCAAGCTCGCCTCGCTGCTCGGTGCCGACCTGTCCGGAATGACTGTGCTCCTCGACGAGCCCACTCGCGGCCTGCATCCGCGAGAGGTGGACGGCCTGGCCGACTCGCTGTGCCGGCTTCGGGACGCCGGCAACACGATCGTTCTGGTCGACCACGATCCCGTGTTGGTCTCCCGGGCCGACCAGACGGTGGTGCTGGGGCCGGCCGCCGGTCGCGACGGAGGCCGCGTGTTGCAGCCTGCCTCGGAGAACGCGCGGGCTCTCGTACCCACGCGCCGGCCCACCGAGCGAACGTCGCCGCGCCGTACGCCAACCGGATGGATGACCGTGCGGAGCCCGAGCGAGAACAACCTTACGGGTGCCGACATCGGCATCGCCTTGGGCGTGTTCGCCGGGATCTGTGGTGTGTCCGGCTCCGGGAAATCCACGCTCGGTATCGACATCATCGCCAGAGCTCTGGCACCTTCGGTGCTGACTACGTCGGTGGCAATGGAACGCGTGCAGCCGGGAGCACATGACGGCATCGTCGGGGCTCCAACGAGAACGGTCTACTCGGATCAGAGCAGATCCGGCATCCAGTCACCTGGGCAGCACCTCGGAGTCTTGGCGGCACTGCGTCGTGCGTACGCGGCGACGGTGGACGCGGCAGAGCTGGAGCTGACGGAGAAAGACCTCACGCCACGGTGCGACGCCTGCCATGGTCGCGGATTCATCAAGCAGGACATGGGATTCCTCCCTTCTATTACCAGTCCGTGCGACGTGTGCGAAGCCACGGGCTACCACTACGAAGCCCGTCGGCTCGTGGTTCGCGGGCACAGCTTGCCCGCGCTCGAGTCGAGGACCCTGGCCGAGGTGCTCGAACTGTGGCTCGACGTCACGGGCGTCGCCCGACCGCTCGAGGTCGCCTGCTCGCTGGGGTTGGGTTACCTACGGCTCGGCCAGCCGAGCCACAGCTTGTCGGGCGGCGAGGCGCAACGGCTGAAGCTCACCCGCGAGCTCCGCAAGAAGAACAGCAAACCCACCCTGTTCATTCTCGACGAGCCGACTGTAGGGCTCCATCCTCGGGACGTCGCCAGCCTGCGGACGGCGCTGGAAGAGCTCGTCGACACCGGTCATAGTGTTCTCGTCATCGAGCACGAGCCGAGCCTGCTCGCGGCATGCGACTGGCTCCTGGAGCTCGGACCGGGCGCAGGACCGGAAGGCGGGCAGGTGGTCGCCACCGGAACACCCGAGCAGCTCGCGAAGGCGCACACCCCGACCGCTCCCTACCTCGCCGAGGTGCTGCCGTGA
- a CDS encoding D-glycero-alpha-D-manno-heptose-1,7-bisphosphate 7-phosphatase, translating to MRDHRASQASHRVGRTTWHAPVDRPGPLASISETASRSGAKHALVCDRDGVIVENRRGYILRPRHLRLLPGAVGALRLARAFGALIVIVSNQAAVGHGLLSEVGAMRLHTRLLGMLMRRGVDVAASFLCPHAPRDRCPCRKPASGMIEEALSALALKPADCFLVGDALTDLMAGRAADLRSGLVLTGRGHEQLASVSEDHPVFADLEAAARFAVGLWTSRQVDGPV from the coding sequence ATGCGAGATCACCGTGCCTCTCAGGCCAGCCATCGCGTGGGTCGTACGACCTGGCATGCGCCAGTCGACCGACCTGGACCGCTTGCGTCGATATCCGAAACCGCGAGCCGTAGCGGCGCGAAGCACGCACTGGTCTGCGACCGCGATGGCGTGATCGTAGAGAACCGGCGGGGCTACATCTTGCGCCCGCGTCACCTGCGGCTCCTTCCGGGCGCGGTTGGTGCCTTGCGACTCGCCAGGGCGTTCGGCGCGCTGATCGTCATCGTGTCGAACCAGGCCGCTGTCGGGCACGGATTGTTGAGCGAGGTCGGCGCCATGCGGCTGCACACCCGACTGCTCGGGATGCTGATGCGCCGTGGCGTCGATGTGGCGGCCAGCTTCCTTTGCCCACACGCACCGCGGGACAGGTGTCCGTGCCGGAAGCCCGCATCCGGAATGATCGAGGAGGCGCTTTCCGCGCTCGCGTTGAAGCCGGCGGACTGCTTTCTCGTCGGTGACGCGCTGACCGACTTGATGGCCGGTCGGGCCGCTGACCTGCGATCCGGTCTGGTGCTGACCGGCCGAGGTCACGAGCAACTCGCCTCGGTGTCCGAGGATCATCCGGTATTCGCCGACCTTGAGGCAGCCGCGCGGTTCGCGGTCGGGCTCTGGACGTCGCGCCAGGTCGATGGCCCGGTCTGA
- a CDS encoding sugar phosphate nucleotidyltransferase, whose amino-acid sequence MSLKALISTAGFGSRLFPVGIAISKGMLPVCNRPIVHYLVTELIDAGIREIAFVARPRDDQIRRYFEEDEHTKRYFQEAGWSAKYTPLADWYDLINQVTFTWIEQPPGAYGTAIPALLARRWIGDSDWIYLSADDLVLRQDDGSDLRDLIRAREFVGCPAALQVVEVSCERLRHCGVVVPRRDPDGHEYVADAIEKPKVEDAASNLASISRFVLPPDVFEVLEALGPNPASGEYVALDAIAQYAKVKPVLIHRAAGEHYDCGRVDGWIRANLTVGRRDGLLQPTEAELNDVARHDASMRRRSELSASMRRRRR is encoded by the coding sequence ATGTCACTCAAGGCCCTGATTAGTACGGCCGGCTTCGGCAGTCGACTCTTCCCGGTCGGGATCGCGATCAGCAAGGGAATGCTACCCGTGTGCAACCGCCCGATCGTGCACTACTTGGTCACCGAGCTGATCGATGCCGGCATTCGTGAGATCGCCTTCGTAGCAAGGCCACGCGACGACCAGATCCGCCGATACTTCGAAGAAGACGAGCACACCAAACGCTACTTCCAGGAGGCCGGCTGGTCGGCCAAGTATACCCCGTTAGCCGATTGGTACGACCTGATCAACCAGGTCACGTTCACGTGGATCGAGCAGCCACCCGGCGCGTACGGAACCGCGATCCCCGCCCTGCTCGCACGCCGCTGGATCGGAGACTCCGACTGGATCTACTTGTCGGCCGACGACCTCGTCCTCCGGCAGGACGACGGCAGTGACCTGCGGGACCTTATCCGTGCCAGGGAGTTCGTCGGATGTCCCGCCGCACTTCAGGTCGTCGAGGTTTCGTGCGAGCGACTCCGGCACTGCGGCGTCGTCGTACCGCGACGAGATCCTGATGGCCACGAATACGTCGCCGATGCCATCGAGAAGCCGAAGGTCGAGGACGCCGCCTCCAACCTCGCGTCCATCTCTCGCTTCGTTCTCCCACCCGATGTCTTCGAGGTATTGGAAGCGCTTGGCCCAAATCCCGCCTCGGGCGAGTACGTCGCGCTCGATGCGATCGCTCAGTACGCCAAGGTCAAACCTGTGCTGATCCACCGGGCCGCCGGAGAGCACTACGACTGTGGCCGAGTCGACGGTTGGATACGGGCTAACCTGACCGTAGGCCGACGCGACGGCCTGCTCCAGCCCACCGAAGCTGAGCTGAACGACGTCGCGCGTCACGACGCGAGTATGCGCAGGCGCTCCGAGCTCTCCGCCTCGATGCGACGCCGCAGGCGATAG
- a CDS encoding DegT/DnrJ/EryC1/StrS family aminotransferase, translating to MTEEIPLMDPGPQLAEIEDEVRQGWDRVLKSGRFILGDEVAAFEEEFACYCGVRYCVTVNSGSDALEFALRAVGVAVGDRVVVPANSFFASASAVVRAGATPVFVDVDEQTALADPKQVASRVEQGARAILPVHLYGQTWPLDELRPYLRERDVLMVEDAAQAQGASRFGMRAGSVGQVAATSFHVSKNLGALGDGGAVLTSSAEIASQVRSLRNHGSREKYVHDVIGTNSRLDEIQAVVLRAKLRRLDCWNDERRRLAARYDELLEIDGVGRPYVLPGNVPVWHLYVVRVRHRDDVLARLRNRGVQAGVHYPIPIHLQKPFNESMSRAGQYPVSERLAGEVLSLPLFPGMSAEQQERIVAELRSSIAAFE from the coding sequence ATGACGGAAGAAATTCCGCTGATGGATCCCGGGCCTCAGCTGGCGGAGATCGAGGACGAGGTCAGGCAGGGTTGGGATCGCGTGCTCAAGAGCGGCAGATTTATCTTGGGTGATGAGGTCGCGGCGTTCGAGGAGGAGTTCGCCTGCTACTGCGGCGTGCGTTACTGCGTGACGGTGAACAGCGGATCCGATGCGTTGGAGTTCGCGTTGCGCGCGGTTGGCGTCGCTGTCGGCGATCGCGTGGTCGTACCCGCGAACTCCTTCTTCGCCAGCGCTTCCGCTGTTGTTCGTGCCGGTGCCACGCCGGTGTTCGTCGATGTCGACGAGCAGACTGCGCTGGCCGACCCAAAGCAGGTCGCCTCCCGCGTCGAGCAGGGTGCACGGGCCATCCTGCCTGTGCATCTCTACGGACAGACCTGGCCGCTGGACGAGCTACGACCATATCTGCGGGAACGCGACGTGCTGATGGTCGAGGACGCCGCGCAGGCGCAAGGCGCCAGCCGGTTCGGCATGCGCGCCGGATCCGTTGGCCAGGTTGCCGCGACGAGCTTCCACGTGTCCAAGAACCTGGGTGCGCTCGGCGACGGCGGAGCTGTGCTCACGAGCTCCGCGGAGATCGCGAGCCAGGTCCGCAGCCTGCGCAACCATGGATCGCGGGAGAAGTACGTCCATGACGTGATAGGGACGAACTCGCGATTGGACGAGATCCAGGCGGTTGTCCTGCGAGCGAAGCTTCGCCGGCTCGATTGTTGGAACGATGAACGCCGCAGGCTTGCCGCCCGCTACGACGAGCTGCTCGAAATCGACGGCGTAGGCAGGCCGTATGTATTGCCGGGGAACGTTCCTGTCTGGCACCTCTACGTCGTACGGGTACGGCACCGAGACGATGTGCTCGCGCGCCTGCGTAATCGTGGTGTCCAAGCAGGCGTGCACTACCCGATTCCCATTCACTTGCAGAAACCGTTCAACGAAAGCATGAGCCGGGCGGGCCAGTACCCGGTCAGCGAGCGGCTCGCCGGCGAGGTGCTTTCCCTGCCGCTCTTTCCTGGCATGAGTGCGGAGCAGCAGGAACGCATCGTGGCGGAGCTTAGGTCTTCGATCGCCGCCTTCGAATGA
- a CDS encoding thioesterase domain-containing protein, with amino-acid sequence MALSIIWRDVLGMRDVSVEDNFFLIGGNSILLLQVTQAVSETFSRTLPLYLYFHYPTIEEFAAVLREETKLPSGSTALPLRASAAMTPPLFLVHDISGDITWGFDFVQLLAPERAVYAFQPPGLYDDSLPIDDIQSLAVRYADDLVAVAPGGTYLLGGYCSGGLIALEMATALAERDVQVPLVILFDAAPPRRKRTPSSPTELLYGFFAEEDVPVTLKEFAALDQNDQLEYILDGWKQLKIAPPAVSVDFVRRHLRIHEASERAFARYEPKPYAGSVVLFVPGEAAGRNDAAGWRERVLGKLHVQGVPGDHFEMFMRPAVTELARQASGHIAHALRAPSGQFMHH; translated from the coding sequence GTGGCACTTTCGATCATCTGGCGGGACGTGCTCGGCATGCGCGACGTGTCTGTCGAAGACAACTTCTTCCTGATCGGCGGCAACTCGATCCTGCTGCTCCAGGTCACCCAGGCCGTCAGCGAGACCTTCAGCCGTACGCTCCCGCTCTATCTCTACTTTCACTATCCGACCATCGAGGAATTCGCGGCGGTACTCCGTGAGGAGACGAAGCTCCCGTCGGGGTCGACTGCCTTGCCATTGCGCGCCTCGGCGGCAATGACGCCGCCGCTCTTCCTCGTGCACGACATCTCCGGCGACATCACCTGGGGATTCGACTTCGTGCAGCTGCTCGCGCCGGAACGGGCGGTTTACGCGTTCCAGCCGCCGGGTCTCTACGACGACTCGCTTCCTATCGACGATATCCAGTCGCTGGCGGTCAGGTATGCCGACGATCTGGTAGCGGTCGCGCCGGGTGGGACGTACCTGCTGGGTGGTTACTGCTCTGGTGGACTGATCGCGCTCGAGATGGCGACCGCCCTGGCCGAACGGGACGTTCAGGTGCCGCTCGTGATCCTGTTCGACGCCGCGCCGCCGAGACGCAAGCGAACGCCGTCGTCCCCGACAGAACTTCTCTACGGCTTCTTCGCAGAGGAGGACGTCCCCGTCACACTCAAGGAGTTCGCCGCGCTCGACCAGAACGATCAACTTGAGTACATCTTGGACGGATGGAAGCAACTCAAGATCGCACCGCCCGCGGTATCGGTCGACTTCGTTCGCAGGCACTTGCGCATACACGAGGCGTCGGAGCGTGCCTTCGCGCGGTACGAACCGAAACCCTATGCCGGATCGGTCGTCCTGTTCGTTCCAGGTGAGGCGGCCGGCCGGAATGACGCGGCCGGCTGGCGGGAACGCGTCCTCGGTAAGCTGCACGTGCAAGGAGTGCCCGGTGATCACTTCGAGATGTTTATGCGTCCGGCCGTGACCGAGCTAGCGCGGCAAGCCAGTGGACACATAGCACACGCGCTCCGGGCGCCGTCGGGGCAGTTCATGCACCACTAG
- a CDS encoding RNA polymerase sigma factor, which produces MIVAETIAREDIYRRMLRYAYSLCKDRYGAEDLVQDAIAVAIGRADQFKGTGAVEAWLKAIVRTTHLMAIRARREWPSSLHDSYVRVLVSAEEEALGNLHRETVSREVQGLLGERDKMLVDLYYGFGLSLRRIAALTGSTEYAVKCHLYRLRRRIEAESSERLRILAS; this is translated from the coding sequence ATGATCGTTGCCGAGACAATCGCTCGTGAGGATATCTACCGGCGCATGCTTAGGTATGCCTATAGCCTGTGCAAGGATCGATACGGAGCGGAAGACCTGGTACAAGACGCGATCGCCGTGGCGATCGGACGGGCGGATCAGTTCAAGGGAACAGGAGCGGTCGAGGCCTGGCTGAAGGCCATCGTGCGTACGACGCACCTGATGGCGATTCGCGCCAGAAGGGAGTGGCCGTCATCACTCCACGACAGTTATGTGCGGGTTTTAGTCTCAGCCGAAGAGGAAGCGCTCGGCAACCTTCATCGTGAGACGGTCAGCCGAGAAGTCCAAGGCCTTCTCGGTGAGCGGGACAAGATGCTGGTCGATCTCTACTACGGTTTCGGTCTGAGCCTGCGCCGGATCGCCGCCCTCACTGGTTCCACGGAGTACGCCGTCAAGTGTCACCTCTATCGCCTGCGGCGTCGCATCGAGGCGGAGAGCTCGGAGCGCCTGCGCATACTCGCGTCGTGA